The following coding sequences lie in one Fusarium poae strain DAOMC 252244 chromosome 1, whole genome shotgun sequence genomic window:
- the GLN1 gene encoding glutamate--ammonia ligase (BUSCO:26736at5125), whose protein sequence is MAAPITSRTETLQKYLKLDQKGMIMAEYVWVDAEGGTRSKSRTLPEKEYKPEDLPVWNFDGSSTKQAPGENSDVYLRPCAVYPDPFRGSPNIIVLAECYDSDGTPNKFNFRHDCIKVMKTYADEEPWFGLEQEYTLLGSDDRPYGWPSGGFPAPQGEYYCGVGTGKVVQRDIVEAHYKACLYAGIQISGTNAEVMPAQWEYQVGPCTGIEMGDQLWVSRFFLHRVAEEFGAKVSLHPKPIPGDWNGAGMHSNFSTKAMREEGGMKVIEEALKKLEPHHVECIAEYGEDNDLRLTGRHETGSIDSFSWGVANRGTSIRVPRETAAKGYGYFEDRRPASNADPYRVTKVLLQFSME, encoded by the exons ATG gctgctcCCATTACCTCAAGGACGGAGACTCTCCAGAAGTACCTCAAGCTTGATCAGAAGGGCATGATCATGGCTGAGTACGTCTGGGTTGATGCTGAGGGTGGTACCCGATCCAAGTCTCGA ACTCTCCCCGAAAAGGAATACAAGCCTGAGGACCTCCCTGTCTGGAACTTTGACGGTTCATCCACCAAGCAGGCCCCCGGCGAGAACTCAGATGTCTACCTCCGACCCTGTGCCGTCTACCCCGACCCTTTCCGCGGTTCTCCCAACATCATCGTGCTTGCAGAGTGCTACGACTCAGACGGTACTCCCAACAAGTTCAACTTCCGTCATGATTGTATCAAGGTCATGAAGACATATGCCGACGAGGAGCCTTGGTTCGGTCTCGAGCAAGAGTACACACTGCTCGGATCTGACGACAGACCCTATGGCTGGCCTTCTGGCGGTTTCCCTGCTCC TCAGGGTGAATACTACTGTGGTGTTGGTACTGGCAAGGTTGTCCAGCGCGATATCGTTGAGGCTCACTACAAGGCCTGCTTAT ACGCTGGTATCCAGATTTCTGGAACAAATGCTGAGGTTATGCCTGCCCAGTGGGAGTACCAGGTCGGTCCCTGCACCGGTATCGAGATGGGTGACCAGCTCTGGGTTTCTCGATTCTTCCTTCACCGTGTGGCCGAGGAATTCGGCGCAAAGGTCTCTCTACACCCCAAACCCATCCCGGGAGATTGGAACGGTGCTGGAATGCATTCC AACTTTTCCACCAAGGCCATGCGCGAGGAGGGTGGCATGAAGGTCATTGAGGAGGCGCTGAAGAAGCTTGAGCCTCATCACGTCGAGTGCATTGCCGAGTATGGCGAGGACAACGACCTGCGCTTGACTGGTCGCCATGAGACGGGTTCCATTGACTCCTTTTCTTGGGGCGTCGCCAACCGTGGCACAAGTATCCGCGTTCCTCGCGAAACTGCTGCCAAGGGCTACGGTTACTTCGAGGACCGCCGTCCTGCTTCCAACGCTGACCCTTACCGGGTCACCAAAGTCCTTCTCCAATTCTCAATGGAATAA